One region of Ananas comosus cultivar F153 linkage group 9, ASM154086v1, whole genome shotgun sequence genomic DNA includes:
- the LOC109715242 gene encoding protein QUIRKY-like, with protein MAATMRKLVVEVVEARNLLPKDGTGTSSPYVRVDFDGQRRKTRTAQRDLNPTWNEALEFDVAAAADLDEPLEVDVFHDVRVGPSRRNNFLGRVRLDSRQFCVRKGEEALMHFPLEKKSFFSWVRGEIGLKVYYVDDPVPAPAAAAAAAAAAEPDNSAANDSSDEPNSVHENCNEPAAPPLAEAPNAEKPAEAPPAEAEADGATAAASAATSELEETAPAAVPTENSEKPAEESDRQNMEAKEEAPPEPIAAAAVETRSEPEKEAAGPEWAPQRPRRMKGMGAEIAREGPAKYDLVDKMQYLFVRVVRARGLPAGAAPRVRVAAHGRRASTREARRAGPHHEWDRTFAFAREPYSGDPAAAPAASLEVSVWDLPPGEEDDHDADADDAEGEERHLLGALCFDASEVPLRDPPDSPLAPQWYRLEGPRGGGGGGQLMLATWIGTQADESFADAWKADAPPSAGSSRSKVYVSPKLWYLRVTVIEAQDALPSPTRDAAIAVAVRAALGSQVLRTRAAACRGGAPSWNEDLIFVAAEPFGEDERLLLSLEIRGAGKDAAAAAVGSAALPLSAVERRVDDRTVASRWLDVLPTVKKKGGPGQGHGHVPGGRLHVRACLDGGYHVADEAPHACSDYRPAARQLWRAPLGAVELGVVGCRGLLPMRTLRGKGSTDAYAVAKYGPKWARTRTVADSLDPAWNEQYTWPVYDPCTVLTLAVFDESPPSDPDAGPKDPAPPPCSRPMGKVRIRVSTLETDRVYRGSYPLILMLPGGAKRMGEIELAVRFARAGSVLDLVHAYGLPMLPPMHHVRPIPPALQEPLRLLDAAEPRGFSMRKVRANWHRIVAALAWTADAARWVEDTRNWRNPTATALAHGALVLLAWHPDLLLPVLAVHFAAVGAWRYRRRLQGPVPHPCVRVSMAETADREELDEEFDPVPSTRAAEVVWARYDRLRAVGARVQAMLGDVAAQAERVQALVTWRDPRATGMFVAMCLAVAVVLYVVPSRMMAVAAGFYYLRHPMFRDRMPPAAHNFFRRLPALSERII; from the coding sequence ATGGCCGCAACGATGAGGAAGCTCGTAGTGGAGGTGGTGGAGGCCCGGAACCTCCTCCCGAAGGACGGCACCGGCACGTCGAGCCCCTACGTGCGCGTCGACTTCGACGGGCAACGCAGAAAGACCCGCACGGCGCAGCGCGACCTCAACCCGACGTGGAACGAGGCGCTGGAGTTCGACGTCGCGGCCGCGGCGGACCTCGACGAGCCGCTGGAGGTGGACGTGTTTCACGACGTCAGGGTGGGGCCGAGCCGGCGGAACAACTTCCTCGGGCGGGTGAGGTTGGATTCGCGGCAGTTTTGCGTGCGGAAGGGCGAGGAGGCGCTGATGCACTTCCCGCTGGAGAAGAAGAGCTTCTTCAGCTGGGTCAGGGGGGAGATCGGCTTGAAGGTGTATTATGTCGACGACCCCGTCCCCgcacctgctgctgctgctgctgctgctgctgctgcggagCCGGATAATTCTGCCGCTAACGATAGTAGTGATGAACCGAATTCTGTCCATGAGAATTGTAATGAACCTGCAGCACCGCCGCTGGCGGAGGCTCCAAATGCGGAGAAGCCTGCGGAAGCGCCACCGGCCGAGGCCGAGGCCGACGGAGCAACCGCAGCTGCAAGTGCTGCTACTTCCGAATTGGAAGAAacggcgccggcggcggtgCCTACGGAGAATTCTGAAAAGCCCGCGGAAGAATCGGATCGGCAAAACATGGAGGCAAAAGAAGAAGCGCCGCCCGAGCCaattgcggcggcggcggtggagacAAGAAGTGAGCCGGAAAAGGAAGCGGCGGGTCCCGAATGGGCGCCGCAGCGGCCGCGTCGGATGAAGGGGATGGGGGCGGAGATCGCCAGGGAGGGGCCCGCCAAGTACGACCTGGTGGACAAGATGCAGTACCTGTTCGTGCGCGTGGTGCGCGCGCGCGGGCTCCCCGCGGGGGCGGCGCCGCGCGTGCGCGTGGCCGCGCACGGGCGCCGCGCCAGCACGCGGGAGGCGCGGCGCGCGGGGCCCCACCACGAGTGGGACCGCACCTTCGCCTTCGCCCGCGAACCCTACTCCGGCgaccccgccgccgcccccgccgcgtCGCTCGAGGTCTCCGTGTGGGACCTGCCCCCCGGGGAGGAGGACGACcacgacgccgacgccgacgacgcCGAGGGGGAGGAGAGGCATCTCCTCGGCGCGCTCTGCTTCGACGCGTCCGAGGTCCCCCTGCGGGACCCACCCGACAGCCCCCTGGCCCCGCAGTGGTACCGCCTCGAGGgcccccgcggcggcggcggcggcggccaacTGATGCTCGCCACGTGGATCGGGACCCAGGCGGACGAATCCTTCGCCGACGCGTGGAAGGCCGACGCGCCGCCCTCCGCCGGGTCCTCGCGCTCCAAGGTCTACGTCTCCCCCAAGCTGTGGTACCTCCGCGTCACGGTGATCGAGGCCCAGGACGCGCTCCCCTCGCCGACGCGCGACGCCGCGATCGCCGTCGCCGTGCGCGCGGCACTGGGGTCTCAGGTGCTCCGGACCCGCGCCGCCGCGTGCCGCGGCGGCGCCCCGTCGTGGAACGAGGACCTCATCTTCGTGGCCGCGGAGCCCTTCGGCGAGGACGAgcgcctcctcctctccctcgagATCCGCGGCGCCGGCAaggacgccgccgccgccgccgtgggcTCGGCCGCGCTCCCCCTCTCCGCCGTGGAGCGCCGCGTCGACGACCGCACGGTAGCCTCGCGCTGGCTCGACGTCCTCCCCACCGTCAAGAAGAAGGGGGGCCCGGGACAGGGACACGGTCACGTGCCGGGGGGGAGGCTGCACGTGCGGGCGTGCCTGGACGGGGGGTACCACGTGGCGGACGAGGCGCCGCACGCGTGCAGCGACTACCGCCCCGCGGCGCGCCAGCTGTGGCGGGCGCCGCTGGGGGCCGTGGAGCTCGGCGTGGTCGGCTGCAGGGGCCTGCTCCCCATGCGGACCCTCCGGGGGAAGGGCTCCACCGACGCCTACGCGGTCGCCAAGTACGGGCCCAAGTGGGCCCGCACCCGCACCGTCGCCGACTCCCTCGACCCGGCCTGGAACGAGCAGTACACGTGGCCCGTCTACGACCCCTGCACCGTCCTCACCCTCGCCGTCTTCGACGAGTCCCCGCCGTCCGATCCCGACGCCGGGCCCAAGGACCCCGCCCCACCCCCGTGCTCCCGGCCCATGGGGAAGGTCCGGATCCGGGTCTCGACCCTCGAGACCGATCGGGTCTACCGCGGATCCTACCCGTTAATTTTAATGCTCCCCGGTGGCGCCAAGCGCATGGGGGAGATCGAGCTCGCGGTGCGCTTCGCGCGCGCGGGGTCCGTGCTGGATCTGGTGCACGCGTACGGCCTCCCGATGCTCCCCCCAATGCACCACGTCCGCCCGATCCCCCCGGCACTGCAGGAGCCGCTGCGGCTCCTGGATGCAGCCGAGCCCCGCGGGTTCAGCATGCGGAAGGTGCGCGCCAATTGGCACCGGATCGTGGCCGCGCTGGCGTGGACCGCCGACGCGGCGCGGTGGGTCGAGGACACTCGGAATTGGCGGAACCCGACGGCGACAGCGCTCGCGCACGGCGCGCTCGTGCTGCTGGCGTGGCACCCGGACCTGCTGCTGCCCGTGCTGGCGGTGCACTTCGCGGCGGTCGGGGCCTGGAGGTACCGGAGACGCCTGCAGGGGCCCGTGCCTCACCCTTGCGTGAGGGTGTCGATGGCAGAGACGGCAGATAGGGAGGAGCTGGACGAGGAGTTCGACCCGGTGCCGAGCACGAGGGCCGCAGAGGTGGTGTGGGCGAGGTATGACAGACTCCGGGCGGTTGGGGCGAGGGTGCAGGCGATGCTGGGCGACGTGGCGGCGCAGGCGGAGAGGGTGCAGGCGCTGGTGACGTGGAGGGACCCGCGCGCCACCGGAATGTTCGTGGCGATGTGCCTGGCGGTTGCAGTGGTGCTTTATGTGGTCCCATCGAGGAtgatggcggtggcggcggggtTTTACTACCTCCGGCACCCGATGTTTCGGGATCGGATGCCGCCAGCGGCGCACAACTTCTTCCGGCGGCTGCCCGCGCTATCCGAGCGCATCATATAA
- the LOC109715170 gene encoding uncharacterized protein LOC109715170 produces the protein MEFSASPSNTVKQTPIRKLSSSGTLKDLWFISKQGSLAELDSALALLKKHGGNIDARNTFGLTPLHIATWRNHVPIVRRLLAAGSDPDARDGESGWSSLHRALHFGHLAVAGVLLQSGASLTLEDPKGRTPLDLLSGPVSQVVGTTPDSVATEVFSWGSGTNYQLGTGNAHIQKLPCKIDALQGTYIKIIAASKFHSVAVTSNGELYTWGFGRGGRLGHPDFDIHSGQAAVITPRLVTLGLGARQVRVVAAAKHHTVVATEAGEVFTWGSNREGQLGYTSVDTQPTPRRVSSLRAKVIAVAAANKHSAVVADSGEVYTWGCNKEGQLGYGTSNSASNYTPRMVEYLKGKVFRGISAAKYHTIVLGADGEVFTWGHRLVTPRRVIIARCLKKSGNTPLKFHRAERLHVTSVAAGFIHSTALTDDGSLFYWVSSDPDLSCHQLYWMAGRKAVSISAGKYWTAAVTDTGDVYMWDGKKYKDETPSVTRLHGVKRATSICVGETHLIVLSAHYHPVYPPKQQTSQLNPTAEENVELEELDEEILFSDVQTKSSGKGSQNEEKFSKGEVPSLKSLCEKVACEFLVEPRNAVQLLEIADSLEADELRKHCEEIAVRNLDYIFTFAAPAVVGASSEILAKLERLLDSKSSEPWSYRHLPTMTATFPAIINSDGEGDSERGFLRIRDIQEPIDRINGGSSFLEGESTADQAVLKQVRALRKKLQQIEMLEAKQLNGHHLDDQQLAKLGTKDTLESALMELGFPFESELKPALLDVKVNRKAEVSRKQRRKNKQKGAQSDTLSVNSEEKNPIKAFEEVISVKISEEEEVDTSGKSKVIEDISLHAVNAISRSLDNKAPCPTPSKKKNRKGGLSLFLSGALDDTPKQTPTPPPPPTPKSEGPAWGGAKITKGLASLRDIQNEQSKTKEIMTAPKAKDRVEDPIEPTTGGQIRLASFLPAATSSPIAVASVRGGPASDGEKGTPPWSSAGNSPTLSRPSLRDIQMQQEKKHQSLSHSPKITTSGFSIPSHSSTSDVGSSKASNPSRWFKPDTDAPSSIRSIQIEERAMKDLKRFYSSVKLVKP, from the exons ATGGAGTTTTCAGCATCACCTTCAAACACAGTAAAACAAACCCCAATTCGCAAACTTTCCTCTAGCGGCACTCTAAAAGACCTGTGGTTCATATCCAAGCAAGGGTCTCTAGCTGAACTAGATTCTGCTTTAGCCTTATTAAAGAAACATGGCGGGAACATTGATGCAAGAAACACTTTTGGCCTCACTCCTCTCCATATTGCAACCTGGAGAAATCACGTGCCAATTGTGCGGAGACTTCTTGCTGCTGGTTCTGATCCTGATGCGAGG gaTGGGGAATCAGGGTGGAGCAGCCTCCATCGCGCGCTTCATTTTGGTCATCTAGCTGTTGCCGGTGTTCTACTGCAATCTGGTGCATCCCTCACTTTAGAGGACCCTAAAGGTCGAACCCCTCTTGATCTTCTCTCAGGACCTGTATCTCAAGTTGTTGGAACTACACCTGATTCAG TTGCCACAGAAGTCTTTAGTTGGGGAAGTGGGACGAACTACCAGCTTGGTACAGGCAATGCACACATACAGAAGCTGCCATGCAAAATTGATGCACTTCAAGGaacttatatcaaaataattgcTGCTTCAAAGTTCCACAGTGTAGCCGTTACTTCGAATGGAGAACTCTATACTTGGGGATTTGGTAGGGGCGGTCGCCTCGGGCACCCAGATTTTGATATTCATAG TGGCCAAGCTGCTGTAATTACTCCTCGCCTGGTGACACTAGGGCTTGGGGCTCGTCAAGTTAGGGTTGTTGCAGCAGCCAAGCATCATACTGTTGTTGCAACAGAAGCTGGGGAGGTTTTCACTTGGGGATCAAATAGAG AGGGTCAGCTTGGTTATACTTCAGTTGATACGCAACCCACACCACGGCGTGTCAGTTCCCTAAGAGCGAAAGTaattgctgttgctgctgcaaATAAGCACTCTGCTGTAGTTGCCGACTCTGGTGAAGTTTACACTTGGGGCTGTAACAAAGAAGGTCAGCTTGGCTACGGCACCTCTAACTCTGCCTCAAATTACACGCCGAGAATGGTGGAGTACTTGAAGGGAAAAGTTTTCAGAGGAATCTCAGCAGCAAAGTATCATACTATAGTATTAGGAGCTGATGGGGAG GTGTTTACTTGGGGCCATCGTCTTGTGACCCCTAGGCGGGTTATTATTGCCAGATGCCTAAAGAAGAGTGGAAATACTCCACTAAAATTTCATCGGGCCGAGCGGCTCCATGTGACTTCAGTTGCCGCAGGATTCATACACAGCACGGCTCTCACCGATGATGGTTCTCTTTTCTACTGGGTTTCTTCCGATCCTGATTTAAGCTGCCACCAG ctTTACTGGATGGCCGGACGGAAGGCTGTGAGCATTTCAGCTGGTAAATACTGGACTGCTGCTGTTACGGATACTGGAGATGTTTATATGTGGGATGGGAAGAAATATAAAGATGAAACTCCTTCTGTGACCCGCCTTCACGGTGTTAAGAGAGCTACTTCGATATGTGTCGGTGAAACACATTTAATAGTTCTCTCTGCTCATTATCATCCCGTGTATCCTCCCAAACAGCAAACATCTCAGCTGAATCCAACGGCGGAGGAGAATGTTGAGCTTGAAGAATTGGATGAAGAAATCCTTTTTAGCGATGTTCAAACCAAAAGTAGTGGTAAAGGTTCTCAAAATGAAGAGAAATTTAGCAAGGGTGAAGTACCCAGTTTGAAAAGCCTATGTGAGAAAGTTGCTTGTGAGTTCCTCGTCGAGCCAAGGAACGCTGTACAACTTCTCGAAATCGCTGATTCTCTAGAGGCAGATGAGCTAAGAAAACACTGTGAG GAGATAGCTGTGCGAAACCTCGACTATATCTTCACATTCGCGGCCCCTGCTGTTGTGGGTGCTTCTTCAGAAATTCTCGCAAAGCTCGAGAGACTGTTGGATTCCAAATCCTCAGAACCATGGAGCTACCGCCACCTTCCCACGATGACCGCTACTTTTCCTGCTATTATCAATAGTGATGGAGAAGGGGATAGTGAGAGGGGATTTCTCAGGATCCGAGACATCCAAGAACCGATAGATAGAATAAATGGCGGATCGAGCTTTCTTGAAGGAGAAAGCACCGCCGACCAAGCTGTATTAAAGCAAGTTAGGGCACTTAGAAAGAAATTGCAGCAGATAGAGATGCTTGAAGCAAAACAATTGAATGGTCATCATCtcgatgatcagcaacttgctAAGCTTGGAACCAAAGACACCCTTGAAAGTGCTCTTATGGAGCTCGGATTTCCCTTTGAGTCAGAATTAAAGCCTGCTTTACTAGATGTAAAGGTGAATAGAAAAGCTGAGGTTTCTAGAAAACAGCGAAGGAAGAACAAGCAAAAGGGAGCACAATCTGATACCTTGTCTGTAAATAGTGAGGAAAAGAACCCAATTAAGGCGTTCGAAGAAGTCATATCTGTCAAAATTTCCGAAGAGGAG GAAGTAGATACTAGTGGTAAAAGCAAAGTAATCGAAGATATCTCCTTACATGCTGTAAATGCCATATCTCGTTCTCTCGATAATAAAGCTCCATGCCCTACCCCATCAAAGAAGAAGAACAGGAAGGGCGGTCTCTCATTGTTTCTGAGCGGTGCTCTTGATGACACCCCCAAACAAACCCCGACCCCTCCGCCGCCACCCACACCCAAAAGTGAGGGGCCTGCCTGGGGAGGGGCTAAGATCACGAAAGGGCTCGCTTCGCTTCGCGACATTCAGAATGAACAGAGTAAAACAAAGGAGATTATGACTGCTCCTAAGGCAAAGGATCGGGTCGAAGACCCAATAGAGCCGACAACCGGTGGGCAGATTAGATTAGCTTCATTTTTGCCAGCTGCAACTTCAAGCCCGATAGCTGTAGCTTCTGTGCGGGGAGGGCCGGCTTCTGATGGAGAGAAGGGCACGCCTCCTTGGTCATCAGCGGGAAATTCGCCAACCTTATCCAGGCCTTCCTTACGGGATATACAGATGCAGCAG GAAAAGAAGCATCAGAGCCTCTCTCACAGCCCTAAGATCACGACTTCGGGTTTCTCGATCCCTTCTCACAGCTCAACATCGGATGTCGGCAGCTCAAAGGCTTCGAATCCTAGCCGATGGTTTAAACCCGATACCGATGCCCCATCTTCAATCCGCTCAATCCAGATTGAGGAGCGGGCGATGAAGGACCTCAAGCGCTTCTACAGCAGCGTCAAGCTGGTCAAACCGTAG